TGCTCAGCGGCGAGTTTCCCCTCGTTTGCCCTCTCGGCTCTCTCCAATGCAAGTTCAAGAGTTCTCTTCTTTTCATCCATCTCCTTTGTTGCTTCAGTTAGCCTGTCTAGGCTCTCTAATTCAGAGCCTTTCACGGACTCTACCTGTGCCAGCGCTTCTGTCACCTTCTCATTTGCCAGTTCTTCAGCGTCTtgtgctttcttgctaagggcgtAATACTCGCTTATAGGAAGCGTCACTCCTCTGGGAGAATCCTCGACGTCGCTGGCCTCTTTGCTTTCATTCAATGCTCGAACTGCCGCAAGTGCTAGCCTCTCGGACGCTTTGGATGCTTCTATTTCCTTCAGAACAGCACATAACCTGCTGCTTGTTGTAGTTGCAGCTGCTTTGGTTTGCTCAGTATCTTCCTTGGCTTTTCTCAGCTCCTCTTCTGCTGCTTGAGCTGCGTCCTTGGCATCCTCGGCCTCCTGAGCTGCTTGCTGCAACATCTTAGGGAGCTCCACCATTTTCTCTTGGGCATCTTCTTCCTTGGATCTCACAGATTCTATCTCTTTTTGAGTCCTGTTGAGCTCAGCTTCTAGTGAAGAAACTGCAATTGATGCCATCACTTCCCTCTGCTGCAATGAGTCAAGTGAAGCTTTCTCCCTGTCGAGCTCTGATCTGAGAGTTGTCGCCGCAACTCTTAACAATTTGGCCTCAGTTTTTGTATTTTCTATGTTTGCTTTAACCTCCTCGAGCTCTTTCTGTGTTGAAGCTAGAGTTTCCTTAATTGAGCTGCTAATTTGTCTAGCATCTTCAGACTCATGCTCCTTGGCAACCCCTAAAGCTTCTTTGCACAGTATACTCTCCACATAGTCTGCAAGCTCAGACTTGAGGCCATGCAACTTGCGCAAATTTGCTTCAAGATTCTTCTTCAAATCATTTTGGGACAGAAGCTTATTGTTCAGTTGTTGCACCTCCTCTTGTGCCTGGACCAACTCTCTATCCCAAGCAAGGCAATCTTGCTCTTTCGCCAGTACTGCGCCGATTCTACGTTCTTCAGCATCATGATGTGCAGCATGGGCCAACTCAAGAGATCCTTTAGCTGCAATCAGTTCTACAGTCAGCCCCTCCACTCGCTTCTCGATATCTTTCCCGGCGGCTAACACTTCTTCAGCCCTTTTGATTGCTCTGTCCCTTTCATTGACTAAGCTAGCATACTCTTCGTGTAATGTTCTCAGCTCCTCCTTTACTGATTTAAGTTCGGCAACAGATTTTTCGTGTCTTTCTTTTGCGACTTCCATTTGAGTCTTGGCTATTACACTAGAATCGTCAGCTACTCCCCGCTCAATTTCTTGCACCCTCAGTTGTGCAAGCTCAGAGTCCTGTTTTGCTTGAACTTCTTCCATCTGTGCTTTCTCCAGTTCATGCTTCAGCTCTTCTACAATTCTCTTAGTAGTCTCTAGTTCATCAAGTACCTGTGATTTAGCCATCTCTGCAGCTTCTAGTTCTTCTTTGCATTTTGGAATTTCTTTCTGAGCATTTTCAAGTTCAAGCTGTATGAACTTGCGTCTCTGCATAAAAAGGAAATTCCTTTAGAGTACTCTACATGATTAAAATTCAGTTATGTACTCTAAACTATGATAATCATGTAGTTGTGTACTTACATTATCTGATACTCCATAATGCAAATTCAGTTATGTACTCTAATCCTTGTGGAGTATCAGATAATGTATGAGCATATGTATGGCTAAGACT
The window above is part of the Triticum aestivum cultivar Chinese Spring chromosome 2A, IWGSC CS RefSeq v2.1, whole genome shotgun sequence genome. Proteins encoded here:
- the LOC123187930 gene encoding protein WEAK CHLOROPLAST MOVEMENT UNDER BLUE LIGHT 1, which gives rise to MESTHASEENNSKESSPVEIPETCVDSPTLEVSSNGVHENINANMEKSAQAATSGISNGLPVAADDSELSSHSEVLAESHPDVAEHDVESNSPTGAGPEMLSNSVPTEKSKHSVKGQADHSSSVHPVEVNHVEDKARFQRKIAVKPKVMEESEAKPESPYKGLIDTAAPFESVREAVTKFGGIVDWKAHKVQMMERRKFIQLELENAQKEIPKCKEELEAAEMAKSQVLDELETTKRIVEELKHELEKAQMEEVQAKQDSELAQLRVQEIERGVADDSSVIAKTQMEVAKERHEKSVAELKSVKEELRTLHEEYASLVNERDRAIKRAEEVLAAGKDIEKRVEGLTVELIAAKGSLELAHAAHHDAEERRIGAVLAKEQDCLAWDRELVQAQEEVQQLNNKLLSQNDLKKNLEANLRKLHGLKSELADYVESILCKEALGVAKEHESEDARQISSSIKETLASTQKELEEVKANIENTKTEAKLLRVAATTLRSELDREKASLDSLQQREVMASIAVSSLEAELNRTQKEIESVRSKEEDAQEKMVELPKMLQQAAQEAEDAKDAAQAAEEELRKAKEDTEQTKAAATTTSSRLCAVLKEIEASKASERLALAAVRALNESKEASDVEDSPRGVTLPISEYYALSKKAQDAEELANEKVTEALAQVESVKGSELESLDRLTEATKEMDEKKRTLELALERAERANEGKLAAEQQLRKWRSDHEQRRKIQEAAKRAVNPVSSPFVDPYLKEQDSRLHMSGSSYEDHVPNRKLRKKKSFLPRMGSFLSRNTPAQT